A window of the Cannabis sativa cultivar Pink pepper isolate KNU-18-1 chromosome X, ASM2916894v1, whole genome shotgun sequence genome harbors these coding sequences:
- the LOC115707089 gene encoding probable serine/threonine-protein kinase SIS8 isoform X2 has protein sequence MSKMKHLLRKLHIGGGGINEQQHQRLGETTRPVTTPISNQSSSSASIPSTSSSATMVGRIGVVDSSIGDRTVVDGGSGSGSGGGGGGGGECVDFNFLEEEFQVQLALAISASDPDSREDPESAQIDAAKRISLGCSAAVSDNKGRVDILSLHYWSYNVVNYTEKVVDGFYDVYTVSSNSLAQGRMPLLADLQVLSVSDNVDYEVILVNRMLDSELRQLEKRASDISLECQGSDHGLIFSGLIQKIADIVVDKMGGPVGDADDMTRKWTMRRNELRNTLKTIILPIGRLDFGLSRHRALLFKVLADRINLPCMLVKGSYYTGTDDGAVNLIKIEDGSEFIIDLMGAPGTLIPAEVPSSQLPSSFLDIRSLADVTVMPTGLRMLHDEGVETPLSKDGSSRSDEALFLDTQATEDARRLVEENQNERCENEFAKYFPSPQRSGQSSLVAGGKASSAQKKRVKNVSKYVISAAKDPEFAQKLHAVLLESGATPPPDLFSDIPQDVDEDRMGDRRIVVDGVQYHQDNLFSYQEQSLVPISEGDCPSYIDSDIVQKQAAEGFAQKQNELDIMSKLPLTSDATDQGYMFAANNIDEPIQTDSLSVAMVPVNPPRQYPSALREEQVNEHAFPFEANSFRRHVDTAYFSDRKKFSQDTNKFDLGKVSAAKGMETATSRLCSDSENERINAVLGEAPEWEIQWEDLRIGERIGIGSYGEVYHGDWNGTEVAVKKFLNQDFSGEALLQFRSEVEIMLRLRHPNVVLFMGAVTRSPHFSILTEFLPRGSLFKLLHRPNPQLDEKRRMKMALDVAKGMNYLHTSHPTIVHRDLKSPNLLVDKNWVVKVCDFGLSRMKHHTFLSSKSTAGTPEWMAPEVLRNEPANEKCDVYSFGVILWELTTACIPWKGLNPMQVVGAVGFQNRRLEIPEEVDPELAQIIRDCWERDPNLRPSFSQLMVRLRRLQHLVERKNSNK, from the exons ATGTCGAAAATGAAGCATCTACTGAGGAAGCTCCACATCGGAGGCGGTGGTATCAATGAGCAGCAACACCAAAGATTGGGTGAGACTACGAGACCTGTTACTACTCCGATTTCGAATCAGAGTTCTAGTTCGGCTTCGATTCCTTCGACTTCTAGTTCGGCTACAATGGTGGGGAGAATCGGAGTCGTTGATTCTTCGATTGGTGATCGTACGGTTGTTGATGGTGGTAGTGGTAGTGGTAGCGGtggcggtggtggtggtggtggtgagtGTGTGGATTTTAATTTCTTGGAGGAGGAGTTTCAGGTGCAGTTGGCTTTAGCGATTAGTGCTTCCGATCCCGATTCGCGTGAGGATCCTGAGTCGGCTCAGATCGATGCCGCGAAGCGGATTAGTTTGGGTTGTTCGGCTGCGGTTTCTGATAATAAAGGCCGCGTCGATATTCTTTCGCTTCATTATTGG AGCTATAATGTTGTAAATTACACTGAGAAAGTGGTGGATGGGTTTTATGACGTATATACTGTTTCTTCAAACTCACTTGCCCAAGGAAGGATGCCATTATTGGCTGATCTCCAAGTACTATCTGTTTCAGATAATGTTGATTATGAAGTAATTTTGGTTAACCGAATGTTGGATTCTGAACTACGACAGCTTGAGAAAAGGGCATCTGATATATCATTGGAGTGTCAAGGTTCTGACCATGGTCTAATTTTTAGTGGATTGATACAGAAAATTGCTGACATTGTTGTGGATAAAATGGGTGGTCCGGTTGGTGATGCTGATGATATGACTAGAAAATGGACCATGCGGAGGAATGAGTTACGGAATACTTTAAAAACTATTATACTTCCCATTGGACGTCTTGATTTTGGACTATCACGCCACAGGGCCTTGCTCTTTAAG GTCCTAGCTGATAGGATAAATCTTCCATGTATGCTGGTCAAAGGAAGTTACTACACCGGTACCGATGATGGAGCTGTGAACTTGATTAAAATTGAAGATGGAAG TGAATTCATCATTGATCTTATGGGTGCTCCGGGCACCCTGATACCTGCGGAGGTACCCAGTAGTCAGCTTCCTAGTTCGTTCCTTGATATAAGGAGCTTAGCAGATGTCACTGTAATGCCCACGGGTCTGAGAATGTTGCATGATGAAGGAGTTGAAACACCACTGTCAAAAGATGGGAGTTCAAGATCAGATGAAGCATTATTTTTGGACACTCAGGCAACAGAGGATGCAAGGCGTTTGGTTGAAGAAAATCAAAATGAGAGATGTGAAAATGAATTTGCAAAGTACTTTCCATCACCCCAGAGATCAGGTCAGAGTTCCTTGGTTGCTGGTGGAAAAGCATCTTCTGCACAAAAGAAGAGAGTCAAGAATGTATCAAAGTATGTTATCAGTGCTGCAAAAGACCCAGAATTTGCACAGAAACTACATGCTGTCTTGTTAGAAAGTGGAGCAACACCTCCTCCCGATTTGTTTTCGGATATACCACAGGATGTTGATGAAGACAGAATGGGAGATCGAAGAATTGTGGTTGATGGGGTTCAATATCACCAGGATAACTTGTTTTCATACCAGGAACAGTCTCTTGTGCCCATTTCTGAAGGGGATTGCCCAAGCTATATTGATAGCGATATAGTTCAAAAACAAGCTGCTGAAGGTTTTGCTCAGAAACAAAATGAACTGGATATTATGTCTAAACTTCCCCTGACATCCGATGCCACTGACCAGGGATACATGTTTGCTGCTAATAATATTGACGAACCTATCCAGACTGATTCTTTAAGTGTAGCTATGGTTCCTGTTAACCCACCAAGACAATACCCAAGTGCTCTGCGAGAGGAGCAAGTTAATGAGCATGCCTTTCCTTTCGAAGCTAACTCTTTTCGAAGACATGTTGATACTGCCTATTTTAGTGATAGAAAGAAGTTCTCCCAGGATACAAATAAATTTGATTTGGGAAAGGTATCTGCAGCTAAAGGAATGGAAACGGCCACAAGTCGATTGTGTTCTGACTCTGAAAATGAGAGAATCAATGCTGTTCTCGGGGAAGCTCCAGAGTGGGAAATTCAGTGGGAGGATCTTCGGATTGGTGAGCGAATTGGTATTG GTTCATATGGAGAGGTTTATCATGGTGATTGGAATGGCACT GAAGTTGCTGTGAAGAAGTTTTTAAATCAAGATTTTTCTGGGGAGGCATTACTTCAGTTTAGAAGTGAA GTTGAAATCATGTTGAGACTCAGACATCCAAATGTAGTCCTTTTCATGGGAGCAGTTACTCGGTCCCCGCATTTCTCTATACTGACTGAGTTCCTTCCCAG GGGGagtttatttaaactactgcATCGTCCTAACCCGCAACTTGACGAAAAGAGAAGAATGAAAATGGCGCTGGATgtg GCCAAGGGAATGAATTACTTGCACACCAGCCATCCTACAATTGTTCATCGAGATTTGAAGTCTCCAAATCTCCTAGTTGATAAAAATTGGGTTGTTAAG GTTTGTGATTTTGGTTTGTCGCGCATGAAGCACCACACTTTTCTGTCGTCAAAGTCCACTGCTGGAACG CCTGAATGGATGGCACCAGAGGTGTTAAGGAACGAACCAGCCAATGAAAA GTGTGATGTGTACAGTTTTGGCGTGATATTATGGGAATTGACCACTGCTTGTATTCCATGGAAAGGATTGAACCCGATGCAGGTTGTTGGAGCTGTCGGATTCCAGAATAGGCGTCTAGAAATTCCAGAAGAGGTTGATCCAGAATTAGCCCAGATAATCCGTGATTGTTGGGAAAG AGATCCGAACTTAAGACCATCATTCTCACAGCTCATGGTTCGTCTCCGGCGTCTCCAACATCTTGTTGAGAGAAAAAACTCTAATAAGTAA
- the LOC115707102 gene encoding uncharacterized protein ycf36: protein MAIAISSTLLLHLPPKPKFTFPSTNPNPRYLNPNFHGNSRLQLPKTPFSYSRNGSETNCPVPLDQQPINEYQTLSTSFPFSWASGDFVEYCSRLAVTGASFALLIGLPVAWSGAVGPNSEPVKRLLCVVSSGLIVVTLAVVRMYLGWAYVGNRLLSATVEYEETGWYDGQMWVKTAEVLARDRLLGSFSVKPVLSRLKYTLVGLGLSLLVCIMFLVNIDETTQTKNYEDDEMRVIHGVYNDDSARSFEPDAFYGEPPPLP, encoded by the exons ATGGCCATAGCCATCTCCTCAACACTTCTCCTACACTTACCTCCAAAACCCAAATTCACATTTCCCTCCACAAACCCTAACCCTAGATATCTCAACCCCAATTTCCATGGCAACTCAAGATTACAACTCCCCAAAACACCCTTCTCCTATTCCAGAAATGGAAGCGAAACCAATTGTCCTGTTCCATTAGATCAGCAACCCATAAACGAGTACCAAACCCTATCCACCTCTTTCCCCTTCTCATGGGCCTCCGGAGATTTCGTCGAGTATTGCTCTCGATTGGCTGTCACAGGAGCCTCTTTTGCTCTCCTTATCGGACTCCCCGTCGCCTGGTCCGGCGCCGTTGGACCTAATTCCGAACCAGTGAAGCGGTTGCTCTGCGTTGTGTCAAGTGGGCTTATTGTGGTTACTCTTGCTGTTGTTAGGATGTATCTTGGTTGGGCTTATGTGGGCAATCGATTGCTTAGTGCCACTgttgaat ATGAAGAGACAGGGTGGTATGATGGTCAG ATGTGGGTTAAGACTGCTGAAGTTCTCGCACGCGATCGGCTGCTCGGTTCATTCTCT GTGAAGCCTGTGCTGAGTAGATTGAAGTACACACTAGTTGGTTTGGGATTATCATTGTTAGTCTGCATTATGTTTCTGGTCAACATTGATGAGACTACTCAAACTAAAAATTATGAAGATGATGAGATGAGAGTCATACATGGAGTCTATAATGATGATTCAGCCAGGTCTTTTGAGCCAGATGCTTTCTATGGTGAACCACCTCCTCTCCCTTAA
- the LOC115707089 gene encoding probable serine/threonine-protein kinase SIS8 isoform X1, with translation MSKMKHLLRKLHIGGGGINEQQHQRLGETTRPVTTPISNQSSSSASIPSTSSSATMVGRIGVVDSSIGDRTVVDGGSGSGSGGGGGGGGECVDFNFLEEEFQVQLALAISASDPDSREDPESAQIDAAKRISLGCSAAVSDNKGRVDILSLHYWSYNVVNYTEKVVDGFYDVYTVSSNSLAQGRMPLLADLQVLSVSDNVDYEVILVNRMLDSELRQLEKRASDISLECQGSDHGLIFSGLIQKIADIVVDKMGGPVGDADDMTRKWTMRRNELRNTLKTIILPIGRLDFGLSRHRALLFKVLADRINLPCMLVKGSYYTGTDDGAVNLIKIEDGSEFIIDLMGAPGTLIPAEVPSSQLPSSFLDIRSLADVTVMPTGLRMLHDEGVETPLSKDGSSRSDEALFLDTQATEDARRLVEENQNERCENEFAKYFPSPQRSGQSSLVAGGKASSAQKKRVKNVSKYVISAAKDPEFAQKLHAVLLESGATPPPDLFSDIPQDVDEDRMGDRRIVVDGVQYHQDNLFSYQEQSLVPISEGDCPSYIDSDIVQKQAAEGFAQKQNELDIMSKLPLTSDATDQGYMFAANNIDEPIQTDSLSVAMVPVNPPRQYPSALREEQVNEHAFPFEANSFRRHVDTAYFSDRKKFSQDTNKFDLGKVSAAKGMETATSRLCSDSENERINAVLGEAPEWEIQWEDLRIGERIGIGSYGEVYHGDWNGTYLQGDSKYQYIQQLNMFEVAVKKFLNQDFSGEALLQFRSEVEIMLRLRHPNVVLFMGAVTRSPHFSILTEFLPRGSLFKLLHRPNPQLDEKRRMKMALDVAKGMNYLHTSHPTIVHRDLKSPNLLVDKNWVVKVCDFGLSRMKHHTFLSSKSTAGTPEWMAPEVLRNEPANEKCDVYSFGVILWELTTACIPWKGLNPMQVVGAVGFQNRRLEIPEEVDPELAQIIRDCWERDPNLRPSFSQLMVRLRRLQHLVERKNSNK, from the exons ATGTCGAAAATGAAGCATCTACTGAGGAAGCTCCACATCGGAGGCGGTGGTATCAATGAGCAGCAACACCAAAGATTGGGTGAGACTACGAGACCTGTTACTACTCCGATTTCGAATCAGAGTTCTAGTTCGGCTTCGATTCCTTCGACTTCTAGTTCGGCTACAATGGTGGGGAGAATCGGAGTCGTTGATTCTTCGATTGGTGATCGTACGGTTGTTGATGGTGGTAGTGGTAGTGGTAGCGGtggcggtggtggtggtggtggtgagtGTGTGGATTTTAATTTCTTGGAGGAGGAGTTTCAGGTGCAGTTGGCTTTAGCGATTAGTGCTTCCGATCCCGATTCGCGTGAGGATCCTGAGTCGGCTCAGATCGATGCCGCGAAGCGGATTAGTTTGGGTTGTTCGGCTGCGGTTTCTGATAATAAAGGCCGCGTCGATATTCTTTCGCTTCATTATTGG AGCTATAATGTTGTAAATTACACTGAGAAAGTGGTGGATGGGTTTTATGACGTATATACTGTTTCTTCAAACTCACTTGCCCAAGGAAGGATGCCATTATTGGCTGATCTCCAAGTACTATCTGTTTCAGATAATGTTGATTATGAAGTAATTTTGGTTAACCGAATGTTGGATTCTGAACTACGACAGCTTGAGAAAAGGGCATCTGATATATCATTGGAGTGTCAAGGTTCTGACCATGGTCTAATTTTTAGTGGATTGATACAGAAAATTGCTGACATTGTTGTGGATAAAATGGGTGGTCCGGTTGGTGATGCTGATGATATGACTAGAAAATGGACCATGCGGAGGAATGAGTTACGGAATACTTTAAAAACTATTATACTTCCCATTGGACGTCTTGATTTTGGACTATCACGCCACAGGGCCTTGCTCTTTAAG GTCCTAGCTGATAGGATAAATCTTCCATGTATGCTGGTCAAAGGAAGTTACTACACCGGTACCGATGATGGAGCTGTGAACTTGATTAAAATTGAAGATGGAAG TGAATTCATCATTGATCTTATGGGTGCTCCGGGCACCCTGATACCTGCGGAGGTACCCAGTAGTCAGCTTCCTAGTTCGTTCCTTGATATAAGGAGCTTAGCAGATGTCACTGTAATGCCCACGGGTCTGAGAATGTTGCATGATGAAGGAGTTGAAACACCACTGTCAAAAGATGGGAGTTCAAGATCAGATGAAGCATTATTTTTGGACACTCAGGCAACAGAGGATGCAAGGCGTTTGGTTGAAGAAAATCAAAATGAGAGATGTGAAAATGAATTTGCAAAGTACTTTCCATCACCCCAGAGATCAGGTCAGAGTTCCTTGGTTGCTGGTGGAAAAGCATCTTCTGCACAAAAGAAGAGAGTCAAGAATGTATCAAAGTATGTTATCAGTGCTGCAAAAGACCCAGAATTTGCACAGAAACTACATGCTGTCTTGTTAGAAAGTGGAGCAACACCTCCTCCCGATTTGTTTTCGGATATACCACAGGATGTTGATGAAGACAGAATGGGAGATCGAAGAATTGTGGTTGATGGGGTTCAATATCACCAGGATAACTTGTTTTCATACCAGGAACAGTCTCTTGTGCCCATTTCTGAAGGGGATTGCCCAAGCTATATTGATAGCGATATAGTTCAAAAACAAGCTGCTGAAGGTTTTGCTCAGAAACAAAATGAACTGGATATTATGTCTAAACTTCCCCTGACATCCGATGCCACTGACCAGGGATACATGTTTGCTGCTAATAATATTGACGAACCTATCCAGACTGATTCTTTAAGTGTAGCTATGGTTCCTGTTAACCCACCAAGACAATACCCAAGTGCTCTGCGAGAGGAGCAAGTTAATGAGCATGCCTTTCCTTTCGAAGCTAACTCTTTTCGAAGACATGTTGATACTGCCTATTTTAGTGATAGAAAGAAGTTCTCCCAGGATACAAATAAATTTGATTTGGGAAAGGTATCTGCAGCTAAAGGAATGGAAACGGCCACAAGTCGATTGTGTTCTGACTCTGAAAATGAGAGAATCAATGCTGTTCTCGGGGAAGCTCCAGAGTGGGAAATTCAGTGGGAGGATCTTCGGATTGGTGAGCGAATTGGTATTG GTTCATATGGAGAGGTTTATCATGGTGATTGGAATGGCACT TACCTCCAAGGAGACAGCAAATATCAATATATTCAGCAATTGAACATGTTT GAAGTTGCTGTGAAGAAGTTTTTAAATCAAGATTTTTCTGGGGAGGCATTACTTCAGTTTAGAAGTGAA GTTGAAATCATGTTGAGACTCAGACATCCAAATGTAGTCCTTTTCATGGGAGCAGTTACTCGGTCCCCGCATTTCTCTATACTGACTGAGTTCCTTCCCAG GGGGagtttatttaaactactgcATCGTCCTAACCCGCAACTTGACGAAAAGAGAAGAATGAAAATGGCGCTGGATgtg GCCAAGGGAATGAATTACTTGCACACCAGCCATCCTACAATTGTTCATCGAGATTTGAAGTCTCCAAATCTCCTAGTTGATAAAAATTGGGTTGTTAAG GTTTGTGATTTTGGTTTGTCGCGCATGAAGCACCACACTTTTCTGTCGTCAAAGTCCACTGCTGGAACG CCTGAATGGATGGCACCAGAGGTGTTAAGGAACGAACCAGCCAATGAAAA GTGTGATGTGTACAGTTTTGGCGTGATATTATGGGAATTGACCACTGCTTGTATTCCATGGAAAGGATTGAACCCGATGCAGGTTGTTGGAGCTGTCGGATTCCAGAATAGGCGTCTAGAAATTCCAGAAGAGGTTGATCCAGAATTAGCCCAGATAATCCGTGATTGTTGGGAAAG AGATCCGAACTTAAGACCATCATTCTCACAGCTCATGGTTCGTCTCCGGCGTCTCCAACATCTTGTTGAGAGAAAAAACTCTAATAAGTAA